One stretch of Harmonia axyridis chromosome 1, icHarAxyr1.1, whole genome shotgun sequence DNA includes these proteins:
- the LOC123687871 gene encoding unconventional myosin-IXa-like isoform X3 codes for MTTPENNRYIVQVYVGALSALYEALSVEASKQTTSEEIVSCIVERLGLNDNVSYELAEVIGDSYGQECKERSLLSTESPVQLMMLWPKNRTDQSSYRFYLREKSNDYLWRDFVMDPQLIRDYFHRFLYQPKDREYPDLCQLPDLNEQTLLDNLRARFVAGHIYTYVGSILIALNPFKFYPIYNPKYVKLYQNRRLGPNLPPHIFAVADVAYHCMLKDRKNQCIVISGESGSGKTESTNFLLHHLTALSQKGSHGSGVEQTILSAGPVLEAFGNAKTAHNNNSSRFGKFIQVNYKENGMVHGAVVQKYLLEKSRICSQGRNERNYHVFYYLLEGASEQEKQVLHLRSPDQYYYLNKSCYRLDNVDERYEFSRLKQSMEMVGFTAEKQRRLFSVLSAVLLLGNVEFQPRKSAYHHDEAVGVKNPEVVALISELLRVKQETLMQALIAKRARASGETLIINYRLPEATASRDAMAKCLYGALFDWIVLQVNHALLSKKDTLREHQGNSIGVLDIFGFEDFGLNNSFEQLCINYANEHLQYYFNQHVFKYEQEEYRKEGIRWTNIEFMDNTGCLQLIEGKPNGLLCVLDDQCNFPGATNETLLQKFNMVHKDNKFYQKPQKKEGAFIVVHYAGKVKYQVTNMREKNLDLMRQDIVGVLKNSSMAFVRELVGADPVAVFRWAIVRAFFRSYFAFHEAGRKHRQGRVDGNRNNIQQRYQRNHTPNENLIRKNKSFRPRERGKKGLKNLQSVKTLAGRTGISGASQGQLGKARKQPTTVTAQFQQSLHSLMDTLNQANPFFIRCIKSNANKIPNKFDHETVQRQLRYTGMLETVRIRQAGFNVRLTYDEFIQLYRILLPKGLLSSQNDVRDFLATLNLNRDNYQLGLSKVFLRESEKYKLDCKLHQQIMSSIIILQRWFRACLERRKFLRIRTAIVTIQSYCRMYLVQRYFKRVTAAIKIQKVWRGYKARGWYEKFKMGLVMFQAHCRGYRVRKAMQLSKSHPKIPSAASVQTHLQVKLASSDEAFVSKESSQEELRDNMERRLRDSDESSGIQEDGDTESLHSRLSYTMSLPTVTTTLISQQTSGLLPHQNRLADIKQEGVFLDLTLRRKINKAHRTIDYSDLEYMPERKGSCDSLASQKSFGSQQSTDSHSSATVIRDVGGGASRISSSVAASREQWSSSFTRSETDSENGGGGGGGGATMSAPPVVGERFSSYDNFDLPSHGSEQDFSPKVLLARSPAVHWTTSAGVKRETKLAVEMRSAGDNLKSLPAVRRITRFGSDDVYYAYDHAPSKTEQILGKPEVPARSVRKAKRAQVKSLGEEVTDSVVAGDKGVLGTIDESNVIHADAGSAKFKPFMKDCTTSTPKQVLTPKRQRHHIGLDLRRRNSDPATNLITEVPSVIEHTPQTKIDSDDLQWRKANVSFTLVGHSFRKIARISKDDLCTSCNEHMDQFITHGYKCMRCKKSFHAKCIQNKKVSPCDQVASSVDNSKGARRKQRKPSRTPYDLAKPDEGKFNLTKTSLFSDSTDQIISGSEELHLMQRFITDKIMKIESDIGEKPSEVDRLFKQALREFKDNLVQIYSANKHGFEVCSVRYKDLICNFQQAMETVCQKEQKEKDKDFPVTMGLNAFRGFMNEFMLTRAEEKPNKTKRKKEKKRKLETIKFKGHNFQLTIINIPTACEICNSFFMWPIERGLVCQSCKLTCHKKCYTNIQTVCVKESTQGGSNRVFGVPLVNLISEENKIPVVIERLLHVIELNGLYTEGIYRKSGVNSKIKELKTRMDEYPNEVEFEKYQVHVLASVLKSFLREMPEPLLTFECYENFITAANLHDPQDRVTTLYDILKKLPPINYDLMERLMFHLARVALHEEVNRMSAASLAIVFAPCVLRTNKVVPAQDSLHDISNQTQCIETIIREQLKKIRSTLEDINTLDTACQAANNRLSSLRSSKVFSPEELLPANQSSQQQAEEEEHLLVDHIQEIEKEKEHLTSTLPTLTHATSDDDMLSTDGDGSMDDISCIGEQRKTRVPVVRSISGGDSRPSLLPKLKRQSSSDVCVKVEDCDVVV; via the exons ATGACGACCCCGGAAAACAATAGGTACATAGTCCAGGTCTACGTAGGAGCCCTGTCCGCTCTTTACGAGGCACTTTCCGTGGAGGCGAGCAAACAGACAACGTCGGAAGAGATCGTTTCTTGTATAGTCGAGCGACTGGGCTTGAACGACAATGTGTCGTACGAACTAGCGGAGGTGATTGGTGATAGCTACGGCCAAGAATGCAAGGAGCGTAGTCTCCTCAGTACCGAAAGTCCGGTCCAGCTGATGATGCTGTGGCCGAAGAACAGGACAGATCAGTCCTCTTACCGTTTTTACCTGAGGGAGAAATCCAACGATTACCTATGGAGGGACTTCGTCATGGACCCCCAGCTGATCAGGGACTATTTCCACAGGTTCCTGTATCAGCCAAAAGACAGGGAATATCCGGATCTCTGTCAGCTACCTGATTTAAACGAACAGACCTTGCTGGACAACCTTAGAGCGAGGTTCGTTGCGGGTCACATCTACACTTACGTGGGTTCCATTCTTATAGCTTTGAACCCTTTCAAATTCTACCCGATCTACAACCCCAAATACGTGAAGCTGTACCAAAACCGCAGACTTGGTCCAAATCTGCCACCGCACATCTTCGCAGTAGCGGACGTGGCATACCATTGTATGTTGAAGGACAGAAAGAACCAATGCATAGTAATAAGCGGAGAAAGCGGGTCGGGAAAGACAGAAAGCACCAACTTCCTCCTACACCATCTAACAGCCCTTAGCCAGAAGGGCTCGCATGGAAGCGGTGTCGAACAGACCATTCTCAGCGCTGGTCCGGTCTTGGAAGCTTTCGGCAATGCCAAAACCGCCCACAACAACAACTCCAGCAGGTTCGGCAAGTTCATCCAGGTCAACTACAAGGAGAACGGAATGGTGCACGGTGCCGTGGTGCAAAAGTACCTGCTGGAGAAATCGAGGATTTGCTCGCAGGGTCGTAACGAGAGAAACTACCACGTGTTTTACTACCTGTTGGAAGGGGCAAGCGAGCAGGAGAAGCAGGTGTTGCACCTTAGATCCCCCGATCAGTACTACTACCTAAACAAGTCCTGCTACAGGCTGGACAACGTAGACGAGAGATACGAATTCTCCCGGCTGAAGCAGTCGATGGAAATGGTTGGTTTCACGGCGGAGAAGCAGAGAAGACTCTTCTCCGTCTTGTCGGCCGTTCTGCTTTTAGGCAACGTGGAGTTTCAACCCAGGAAGTCGGCTTACCACCACGACGAAGCCGTCGGAGTCAAAAACCCAGAAGTGGTCGCCCTAATCTCCGAGCTATTGAGGGTCAAACAAGAGACCTTGATGCAAGCCTTGATCGCCAAGAGAGCCAGAGCCTCTGGAGAGACCTTAATCATTAACTACCGTCTACCAGAAGCCACAGCGAGTAGAGACGCGATGGCAAAGTGTCTTTATGGCGCCCTCTTCGATTGGATAGTGTTGCAAGTTAACCACGCCCTATTGTCTAAAAAGGACACCCTCAGGGAGCACCAAGGGAACTCGATTGGCGTGTTGGACATTTTCGGTTTCGAGGATTTCGGGCTCAACAACAGTTTCGAACAGTTGTGTATAAACTATGCTAACGAGCACCTGCAGTATTACTTCAACCAGCACGTGTTCAAGTATGAGCAGGAGGAGTATAGGAAGGAGGGTATCAGATGGACCAACATTGAGTTCATGGACAATACTGGTTGTTTACAGTTGATCGAGGGGAAGCCTAATGGATTGTTGTGCGTTTTGGATGACCAGTGCAA CTTCCCCGGAGCCACCAACGAAACGTTGCTCCAGAAATTCAATATGGTCCACAAGGACAACAAGTTCTACCAGAAGCCGCAGAAGAAGGAGGGCGCCTTCATCGTGGTCCACTACGCCGGCAAGGTCAAGTACCAGGTGACGAACATGCGCGAGAAGAACCTCGACCTGATGCGCCAGGACATCGTGGGCGTACTGAAGAACAGCTCGATGGCGTTCGTCAGGGAGCTTGTTGGGGCCGATCCGGTTGCCGTGTTTCGTTGGGCCATTGTGAGGGCCTTCTTCAGGTCCTACTTCGCGTTCCATGAAGCCGGCAGGAAACACAGACAGGGCAGGGTGGACGGGAACAGGAATAACATACAGCAGCGCTACCAGAGGAACCACACGCCCAACGAGAACCTCATAAG GAAGAACAAGTCTTTCCGACCTCGAGAGAGAGGCAAGAAGGGCCTCAAAAACCTGCAGTCCGTGAAGACCTTAGCCGGACGCACTGGTATTTCCGGCGCCAGCCAGGGCCAACTGGGCAAGGCTAGGAAACAGCCCACCACCGTCACAGCACAGTTCCAACAATCCCTACATTCCCTCATGGATACCCTCAACCAAGCAAACCCCTTCTTCATCAGATGCATAAAATCCAACGCCAACAAGATACCGAACAAGTTCGACCATGAGACTGTGCAACGCCAACTCAGATACACAGGCATGTTAGAAACCGTCAGGATACGTCAAGCAGGTTTCAACGTGAGGCTGACGTACGACGAGTTCATCCAGCTTTACAGGATCCTGCTGCCGAAAGGACTGCTGAGTTCACAGAACGACGTGAGGGACTTTTTGGCCACCCTTAACCTGAACAGGGACAACTACCAGTTGGGTTTAAGCAAGGTGTTCCTGAGGGAGAGCGAGAAGTACAAGCTGGACTGCAAATTGCACCAGCAGATCATGTCCAGCATTATCATACTGCAGAGGTGGTTCAGGGCCTGTCTGGAGAGGAGGAAATTCCTCAGGATACGTACGGCCATAGTAACGATCCAGTCCTACTGCCGCATGTATCTGGTACAGAGGTACTTCAAGAGGGTGACAGCCGCCATAAAAATCCAGAAGGTCTGGAGAGGGTACAAGGCGAGGGGTTGGTACGAGAAGTTCAAGATGGGGCTTGTGATGTTCCAGGCTCACTGTAGGGGTTACAGGGTGAGGAAAGCGATGCAGCTGTCCAAGAGCCATCCTAAGATACCG agtgcGGCTTCTGTTCAAACGCATTTACAGGTGAAACTTGCCAGTTCTGATGAGGCTTTTGTCAGTAAAGAATCTAGTCAAGAGGAGCTACGTGATAATATGGAAAGGAGATTGAGGGATTCAGATGA GAGCAGTGGTATTCAAGAAGATGGCGACACTGAATCTTTGCATAGCCGACTGAGCTATACCATGTCCTTACCAACTGTGACCACCACTCTTATTTCACAGCAAACGTCTGGGTTGTTACCCCACCAAAATAG ACTGGCAGACATAAAGCAGGAAGGAGTCTTCCTGGACCTGACCCTCCGTCGTAAGATCAACAAGGCCCACCGCACCATCGACTACTCCGACCTGGAGTACATGCCCGAGCGCAAGGGCAGCTGCGATTCTCTCGCCTCGCAGAAGAGCTTCGGCTCCCAGCAGAGCACCGATTCTCACTCGAGCGCCACCGTCATCAGGGACGTGGGGGGCGGAGCCAGCAGGATCTCCAGCAGCGTCGCCGCCTCCAGGGAGCAGTGGTCCTCGTCGTTCACGAGGAGCGAGACCGACTCGGAGAACGGCGGTGGGGGTGGAGGAGGCGGAGCTACCATGTCGGCTCCGCCCGTGGTGGGAGAGCGGTTCTCGTCGTATGACAACTTCGACTTGCCATCGCACGGTTCGGAGCAGGATTTCTCGCCCAAGGTGCTGCTGGCGAGGTCGCCGGCGGTGCATTGGACCACGTCGGCGGGGGTGAAGAGAGAGACCAAATTGGCGGTGGAGATGAG GAGCGCCGGGGACAACCTGAAGAGTCTACCTGCCGTGAGGAGGATAACCAGGTTCGGCTCCGACGACGTCTACTACGCTTACGACCACGCGCCCAGCAAAACCGAGCAGATATTGGGCAAGCCAGAGGTGCCTGCCAGAAGCGTGAGAAAGGCCAAGAGGGCCCAGGTGAAGAGCTTGGGCGAGGAGGTTACTGACAGCGTGGTGGCCGGCGACAAAGGCGTACTGGGCACCATCGATGAGTCCAACGTCATCCACGCTGACGCCGGGAGCGCCAAGTTCAAGCCGTTCATGAAGGACTGCACGACCAGCACGCCTAAGCAGGTGTTGACGCCGAAGAGGCAGAGGCATCATATAG GTTTAGACTTGAGAAGAAGGAACAGCGACCCAGCCACGAACCTAATCACCGAAGTCCCGTCGGTGATCGAGCACACTCCCCAAACGAAAATCGATTCGGACGATCTGCAATGGAGGAAGGCCAACGTAAGCTTCACACTGGTGGGGCACTCCTTCAGAAAGATCGCCAGGATATCCAAAGACGACCTGTGCACTTCCTGCAACGAACACATGGACCAGTTCATCACGCACGGTTACAAGTGCATGCGCTGCAAGAAGTCCTTCCACGCAAAGTGCATCCAAAACAAGAAGGTCTCCCCCTGCGACCAGGTGGCCTCGAGCGTGGACAACTCCAAGGGGGCCAGGAGAAAGCAGCGAAAACCTTCCAGGACTCCCTACGACCTGGCTAAACCGGACGAGGGAAAGTTCAACCTAACAAAAACGTCGCTGTTTTCTGACAGCACCGACCAGATTATCAGCGGTAGCGAAGAGCTGCACCTGATGCAAAGGTTCATCACCGATAAGATAATGAAGATCGAAAGTGACATTGGCGAGAAGCCCAGTGAAGTAGATAGGTTATTCAAGCAAGCGTTGCGCGAATTCAAAGACAACCTCGTGCAAATCTACAGTGCCAACAAGCATGGCTTCGAAGTATGCAGCGTGCGTTACAAAGACTTGATCTGCAACTTCCAGCAAGCCATGGAAACAGTCTGCCAAAAAGAACAGAAGGAGAAGGACAAGGACTTCCCCGTCACCATGGGCCTGAACGCCTTCAGGGGCTTCATGAACGAGTTCATGCTGACCAGGGCGGAGGAGAAACCGAACAAGACGAAACGAAAAAAGGAGAAGAAGAGGAAGCTGGAGACGATCAAGTTCAAGGGGCACAACTTCCAACTGACCATCATCAACATACCTACGGCTTGTGAGATCTGCAACTCGTTCTTCATGTGGCCGATAGAGAGAGGATTAGTCTGCCAATCGTGCAAGCTCACCTGCCATAAAAAATGCTACACCAACATCCAAACTGTGTGCGTGAAGGAGTCGACGCAGGGTGGAAGCAACAGGGTATTCGGCGTGCCGTTGGTCAACCTGATCtcggaagaaaataaaataccgGTGGTGATAGAGAGATTGCTGCACGTGATCGAGTTGAACGGTTTGTACACTGAAGGTATATACCGAAAATCTGGCGTTAATTCGAAGATCAAAGAGCTGAAGACCAGAATGGACGAGTATCCCAACGAAGTGGAGTTTGAGAAGTACCAAGTGCATGTGTTGGCTTCCGTGCTGAAGAGTTTTCTCAGGGAGATGCCGGAACCCTTGCTCACCTTTGAGTGCTACGAGAATTTCATAACAGCTGCCAATCTGCACGATCCCCAGGATAGGGTGACCACCCTATATGATATTCTGAAGAAACTTCCTCCTATAAACTACGATCTCATGGAGAGGCTGATGTTCCATCTGGCTAGGGTGGCCCTTCACGAAGAGGTGAATAGGATGAGCGCTGCATCTCTGGCTATAGTGTTCGCGCCTTGTGTGTTGAGGACTAACAAAGTGGTTCCGGCTCAAGACAGTCTGCACGATATATCCAACCAGACGCAATGTATAGAGACCATAATAAGAGAACAGCTGAAGAAGATTAGAAGCACGCTGGAGGATATCAACACCCTAGACACTGCATGTCAGGCGGCCAACAATAGGTTGTCGTCTTTAAGAAGCTCGAAGGTGTTCAGTCCCGAAGAACTTCTACCGGCCAACCAGTCTTCCCAGCAGCAGGCGGAAGAAGAGGAGCATCTTCTAGTCGATCACATACAGGAAATAGAGAAGGAGAAAGAACACCTAACCTCAACCTTGCCCACCCTCACGCATGCGACTTCAGACGACGACATGTTGTCGACAGATGGCGATGGTAGCATGGACGATATTTCTTGCATAGGTGAACAGAGGAAAACCAGGGTTCCAGTGGTCAGATCCATCTCGGGAGGTGATTCCAGACCGTCGTTACTTCCAAAATTGAAGAGACAATCGTCTTCGGACGTTTGTGTCAAAGTAGAAGACTGTGACGTTGTTGTGTGA